TCCCGCGTCTCGGCCCGGAGGTCCTTGAGCGTGAGCCGCTCGCCCGCCGTCCGATAGGACGGCTCGAACTCGGGGTCGGTGACGACGAACGCCGGGAGCGGCGCTTCGACCGTCTCGATCTCCGCGATGTCGCCCTCGACCAGCCGCTTCGCGCGCACCAGGCGCTCGTCCTCATCGACATCGAGCGCGATCACGTGCGTGATGATCGGAACGTCCAGACACCAGCAGGTCTGCGGCCCGGTGTGACCCGTCTCCCCGTCGGCGGTCTTGAACCCCGCGAACACGAGGTCGGGCATCCCGAGCTTTTCGAGCGCCGTGCCGAGCGTGATCGACGTCGCCCACGTGTCGGAGGCGGCGAGTTCGCGGTCCGACAGCAGGTAGAGGTCGTCGGCGTACACCGACTCCATCCCCTCCTGCAGTACCTCGCCGTATCCGGGCGGTCCCATGCTCATCAGCGTCACGTTCCCCCCGTGGCGTACCTTCGTCTGGAGCGCCGCGCGGAGCGCGTGCTTGTCGTTCGGGTTCATCACCGTCGGCGTCTTCCCACGTTCGAGGTGTCCGTCCTCGTCGAACGACACCTGCCCCTCGCGGAAGTCCGGGACGCCCTTCGTGAGTGCTACTATGTTCATTGATACCGCTCACCTATGTAGTATCACTGCCACCTGTTCTTAATAGTTCCTTAGGCGAATGCGAATCAGTGTCACGGTTTCGCCACCGGCGAGGGGAGGTGGTGGGGCGGTGACCCGCGTCCATCGGCGGTGGAGAACGGGGGAGACGAGCGCGACGGGGCTGGCGGGAGCGAGGCGGGGACGGTGACGGGCAGGGAGGAAGCGGGACGACGTCGGACGGGAGGGGGTGCGGAACTCAGAGACGACCGGCCCGCCCCGGGTCGACGTCGATGGCGTCGACGGGACAGACGTCCACGCAGAGCATGCAGTCGATGCACTGGGCCTCGTTCGCCGGATCCGCCTTGAGTTCGCTCTCCGGGTGCCCCGGCGTGTCGACCCACTCGAAGACGTCCACGGGACAGTCCTCGAGGCAGGCACCGTCGGCGAGACAGATGTCGAAGTCGACGGCGACGTGCGTCCCGTGGATGCCCAGTTTCTCGGGTTCCTCGACCGGCCCCCACACCCGGTGACCGTTGTGTTCGTCCACCGCTTCCCGGTTCGTCTCGAACTGCGGATCTATGGCCATTGTTGTCTATGGACAGTGCACGCACGGACTTAATAGTATCCTCGCTGTCGGTTCGGGCCGCTCCGGGGGCGGAGCGGCCCCTGCGATCCGGTTCCGTCGCCGTCTCATCCGACGACGAGCATCTCGTTCGCCCCGCGCTGGAACTCGAAGGGGACCGTCCTCGT
The Halomarina pelagica DNA segment above includes these coding regions:
- a CDS encoding 4Fe-4S dicluster domain-containing protein, whose amino-acid sequence is MAIDPQFETNREAVDEHNGHRVWGPVEEPEKLGIHGTHVAVDFDICLADGACLEDCPVDVFEWVDTPGHPESELKADPANEAQCIDCMLCVDVCPVDAIDVDPGRAGRL
- a CDS encoding electron transfer flavoprotein subunit beta/FixA family protein; translation: MNIVALTKGVPDFREGQVSFDEDGHLERGKTPTVMNPNDKHALRAALQTKVRHGGNVTLMSMGPPGYGEVLQEGMESVYADDLYLLSDRELAASDTWATSITLGTALEKLGMPDLVFAGFKTADGETGHTGPQTCWCLDVPIITHVIALDVDEDERLVRAKRLVEGDIAEIETVEAPLPAFVVTDPEFEPSYRTAGERLTLKDLRAETRERARDYEEYLTTWDHVDLNLDPDYIGLDGSPTIVSSVDPIPKPPAEREATMVDPDDEAGMREVLDVARPFAAGAGGTAEAGGD